In Meiothermus ruber DSM 1279, the following proteins share a genomic window:
- a CDS encoding ABC transporter ATP-binding protein, translated as MRLRVKQLTVGYGKAQVLFGLSLEVAQGELVALLGANGAGKTTALRTISGLLRPWGGGVWLDETSLQGLSAAQRARRGLGHVPEGRQLFPLMSVEENLRLGAAFLAWPYRQEGLERIYTLFPRLAERRKQMAGTLSGGEQQMLAIGRALMGRPRILMVDEPSLGLSPKLAEEVLTTLAQVKAEGVGVLLVEQNVALSLEVADRGYVVEHGKVVLSGSAQELLSNPGVQKAYLAL; from the coding sequence ATGAGGCTACGCGTCAAGCAGCTAACGGTTGGCTACGGCAAGGCCCAGGTGTTGTTTGGGCTTTCGCTCGAGGTGGCCCAGGGTGAGTTGGTGGCCCTCCTGGGGGCCAACGGGGCCGGAAAAACCACGGCCTTGCGCACCATCTCCGGCCTGCTACGACCCTGGGGCGGCGGGGTGTGGCTCGATGAAACCAGCCTGCAGGGCCTCTCGGCAGCCCAGCGGGCCCGCCGGGGTCTGGGGCACGTGCCCGAGGGGCGGCAACTTTTTCCCCTCATGAGCGTGGAGGAAAACCTACGCCTGGGGGCGGCCTTCCTGGCCTGGCCATACCGCCAGGAGGGTTTGGAGCGCATCTACACCCTTTTCCCCCGCCTGGCTGAACGGCGCAAGCAGATGGCCGGTACCCTCTCGGGGGGGGAGCAGCAGATGCTGGCTATCGGACGGGCCCTGATGGGCCGACCCAGAATCCTGATGGTGGATGAGCCCAGCCTGGGGCTTTCCCCCAAGCTGGCCGAGGAGGTGCTGACCACCTTAGCCCAGGTGAAGGCCGAGGGGGTGGGGGTGCTGCTGGTCGAACAGAACGTGGCGCTGTCGCTGGAAGTGGCCGACCGGGGCTACGTGGTCGAGCACGGGAAGGTTGTACTGAGCGGCAGCGCACAGGAGCTCCTGAGCAACCCAGGCGTGCAGAAAGCCTACCTGGCTTTGTAA
- a CDS encoding class I adenylate-forming enzyme family protein, with the protein MELNANWLARLAAYHPERPAVYWRGDWLSYAGLYQRARRAAASLAGLGIARGDRVAVLGPNHLGYLELYFAAPLLGFIPTLLNHRLSEAELKGLLEYTRPKALFYTEDFAVPAQRLHPQAHPLEALQTLPEKEIPGFTPGLEDPALLLFTGGTTGLPKGALIPYRQLLVNAIQTCMSWGLSPEDRYIVATPMFHAALNALATPLLYLGGQVLVQERFDPALYLAWVREHGVTLLFLVPTMYQMLAQHPDFAQADLRTVRWAISGGAPCPHPVRAAFKARGVRFKQGYGLTECGVNCFTQSLEEAEAHPESVGRPMPHLWARLVGAGGQEALEEGELWLSGPVVMSGYFERPAETAQALVVHNGRTWLRTGDLARRDAEGRYYIVGRAKEMFISGGENVYPIEVERALYDHPAVLECAVLGVPDAHWGEVGLAAVVLKTPIGAEELKSFLKARLAGYKVPKHFLFLSELPKSGPGKILKSALYQRFMEEFHA; encoded by the coding sequence ATGGAGCTAAACGCCAACTGGCTCGCGCGGCTGGCCGCCTACCACCCCGAGCGGCCGGCGGTCTACTGGCGTGGGGATTGGCTTAGCTACGCAGGCTTGTACCAGCGGGCCCGGCGAGCCGCAGCCTCGCTGGCCGGCCTCGGGATCGCCAGGGGGGATCGGGTCGCAGTGCTGGGGCCCAACCACCTGGGCTACCTCGAGCTCTACTTTGCCGCGCCTTTGCTGGGCTTTATTCCCACCCTGCTCAACCACCGCCTGAGCGAGGCCGAGCTTAAGGGGCTGCTCGAGTACACCCGGCCCAAAGCCCTTTTCTATACCGAAGACTTCGCGGTGCCGGCCCAGCGACTGCACCCCCAGGCACATCCTCTGGAGGCCCTACAAACCCTGCCCGAAAAAGAGATACCAGGTTTTACCCCCGGCTTAGAAGACCCGGCCCTGCTGCTCTTTACTGGCGGCACCACCGGGCTGCCCAAAGGGGCCCTCATCCCCTACCGCCAGCTCCTGGTCAATGCCATTCAGACCTGCATGAGCTGGGGACTTTCTCCCGAAGACCGCTACATCGTAGCCACCCCCATGTTCCATGCGGCCCTAAATGCCCTGGCCACACCGCTGCTCTACCTGGGCGGCCAGGTGCTTGTGCAGGAAAGGTTCGACCCCGCTTTGTACCTGGCCTGGGTTCGGGAACATGGGGTAACCCTGCTGTTCCTGGTGCCCACCATGTACCAGATGCTGGCCCAGCACCCCGACTTCGCCCAGGCCGACCTGCGCACGGTGCGCTGGGCCATCTCCGGCGGAGCCCCCTGCCCGCACCCGGTGCGGGCCGCCTTCAAGGCCAGGGGTGTGCGCTTCAAGCAGGGCTATGGTCTGACCGAGTGCGGCGTCAACTGCTTTACCCAGAGCCTCGAGGAGGCCGAGGCGCACCCCGAGTCGGTGGGCCGCCCCATGCCCCACCTCTGGGCCCGGCTGGTCGGGGCCGGGGGTCAGGAGGCCCTCGAGGAGGGTGAGCTGTGGCTCTCGGGGCCGGTGGTGATGTCGGGCTACTTTGAGCGACCCGCCGAGACCGCTCAGGCCCTGGTCGTGCACAATGGCCGCACCTGGCTGCGCACCGGCGACCTGGCCCGGCGCGATGCCGAGGGGCGCTACTACATCGTGGGGCGGGCCAAGGAGATGTTCATCTCGGGGGGGGAGAACGTCTACCCCATCGAGGTGGAACGGGCCCTCTACGATCATCCGGCGGTGCTCGAGTGCGCGGTGCTGGGCGTACCCGATGCCCACTGGGGCGAGGTGGGCCTGGCTGCGGTGGTACTCAAAACCCCCATCGGCGCGGAAGAGCTGAAGAGTTTTCTGAAGGCCCGCCTGGCCGGCTACAAGGTGCCCAAGCATTTCCTGTTCCTATCCGAGCTACCCAAAAGCGGCCCCGGCAAAATTTTGAAAAGTGCATTGTACCAGCGGTTCATGGAGGAATTCCATGCCTGA
- a CDS encoding 3-hydroxybutyrate dehydrogenase, which translates to MQLKGKTALITGAGSGIGRAIAEVFAREGARVILNDLSPAAGEVAKAVGGTFIQADLSDQQAVRDLAQRALELGPIDILVNNAGLQRIHPVDEFPLETWNLMLQVLLTAPFQLIKHTLPAMKQRRWGRIINIASLHGLVASPYKSAYIAAKHGLLGLTKTVALEVGEYGITCNAICPAYVRTPLVTSQIADQARTLGIPEAQVIEQVMLAPAAIRRLIEPEEVAEYALFLASDKAGAITGSAQVMDLGWTAR; encoded by the coding sequence ATGCAACTGAAGGGAAAAACCGCCCTCATCACCGGTGCAGGTAGCGGCATTGGCAGGGCCATCGCCGAAGTGTTCGCCCGGGAAGGGGCCAGGGTAATCCTCAACGATCTGTCCCCCGCAGCCGGCGAAGTCGCCAAGGCCGTGGGGGGCACCTTTATTCAGGCCGACCTCTCCGATCAGCAGGCCGTTAGAGACCTGGCCCAACGGGCGCTCGAGCTGGGCCCCATCGACATCCTGGTGAATAACGCCGGCTTGCAGCGCATCCATCCGGTGGATGAGTTTCCCCTGGAAACCTGGAACCTCATGCTCCAGGTGCTGCTCACGGCCCCATTTCAGCTCATCAAGCACACCCTACCGGCCATGAAGCAAAGGCGTTGGGGCCGGATTATCAACATCGCGTCGTTACACGGCTTGGTCGCCAGCCCCTACAAGTCGGCCTACATCGCGGCCAAGCACGGCTTACTGGGCCTGACCAAAACGGTGGCGCTCGAGGTCGGGGAGTACGGCATCACCTGCAACGCCATCTGCCCGGCCTACGTGCGCACCCCCCTGGTCACCTCGCAAATTGCCGACCAGGCCCGCACGCTGGGCATCCCTGAAGCCCAGGTCATCGAACAGGTCATGCTGGCGCCCGCGGCTATCAGGCGCCTCATCGAGCCCGAAGAGGTAGCAGAGTACGCACTGTTCCTGGCTTCCGATAAGGCCGGGGCCATCACAGGTTCGGCGCAGGTGATGGATCTGGGCTGGACGGCGCGCTAG
- a CDS encoding MaoC family dehydratase: MRFQVGDSASYTQTISEAHVALFIGAVGDTNPLHVDAEYAKKSRFGARIAQGILVAGLISTAIGTRLPGPGAIYLGQSLRFLKPTYLGDTITATVTVRAIRPDKPILSLETACTNQKGERVIEGEATVLYEEVL, from the coding sequence ATGAGGTTCCAGGTAGGAGACAGCGCTTCTTACACCCAGACCATCAGCGAGGCCCATGTGGCCCTGTTCATCGGGGCGGTGGGTGATACCAATCCACTACATGTGGACGCCGAGTACGCAAAGAAAAGCCGTTTTGGGGCCCGCATCGCCCAGGGCATTCTGGTGGCCGGACTCATATCCACCGCCATCGGCACCAGGCTGCCGGGGCCGGGGGCCATCTACCTGGGCCAGAGCCTGCGCTTTCTGAAGCCCACCTACCTGGGCGACACCATCACGGCCACCGTAACGGTGCGGGCCATCCGCCCGGATAAACCCATCCTGAGCCTCGAGACCGCCTGCACCAACCAAAAAGGTGAGCGGGTCATCGAGGGTGAGGCGACGGTGCTCTACGAGGAGGTTTTGTGA
- a CDS encoding branched-chain amino acid ABC transporter permease — protein MILVGLLLLVALVLPGLPLGEWRAFLLDTAQFAFLISALALAWDLLARTGQLSLAHGAFFGLGAYAAALAAPALGTLPALLVGGVVAGASSLFLGLATLRLHGMYFAIATLAFSEVMRTLVLKAPFTGGAIGLPVQPAFGGAFPLGGYYLAVGVLALAAGISLLLSRSRLHYAMAATRQGEAVARVLGVPVVRVKLLAFMISAFLAGLAGGVYAMKTLFLSPYDAFGLGRAVEALVIPIFGGLYTTTGPLLGGLIIVSLETWLRLRIGEGYLVVYGVILVLTILFLPRGLVSLFHRKGAGHA, from the coding sequence ATGATACTGGTGGGACTGCTTTTGCTGGTAGCCCTGGTACTGCCAGGGCTGCCGTTGGGTGAGTGGCGGGCCTTTTTGCTGGATACCGCCCAGTTTGCCTTCTTGATCAGTGCACTGGCCCTGGCCTGGGATCTGCTGGCCCGCACCGGGCAGCTCTCGCTGGCCCACGGGGCCTTCTTCGGCCTGGGGGCCTACGCCGCCGCGCTCGCAGCCCCGGCCCTGGGCACGCTGCCCGCTTTGCTGGTGGGGGGGGTGGTGGCCGGGGCCTCGAGCCTCTTCCTGGGCCTGGCCACCCTGCGCCTGCACGGCATGTACTTTGCCATCGCCACCCTGGCCTTCAGCGAGGTAATGCGCACCCTGGTGCTCAAAGCCCCCTTCACCGGAGGGGCTATCGGCCTGCCGGTACAGCCCGCGTTCGGAGGAGCCTTCCCCCTCGGCGGCTACTACCTGGCCGTGGGCGTGCTGGCCCTGGCCGCCGGGATTAGCCTTCTTCTGAGCAGAAGCCGCCTGCACTACGCCATGGCCGCTACCCGGCAGGGCGAGGCCGTGGCCCGGGTGCTGGGGGTTCCGGTGGTACGGGTTAAGCTCCTGGCGTTTATGATTTCCGCTTTTCTGGCCGGGCTGGCCGGTGGGGTTTACGCCATGAAGACCCTATTCCTCTCCCCTTACGATGCCTTTGGCCTGGGGCGGGCTGTGGAGGCTCTGGTGATCCCCATTTTTGGCGGACTGTATACCACCACCGGGCCCCTGCTGGGGGGGTTGATTATCGTGAGCCTCGAGACCTGGCTGCGGCTGCGCATCGGCGAGGGGTATCTGGTGGTCTATGGGGTAATTCTGGTGCTGACCATCCTGTTTTTGCCCAGGGGGCTGGTCAGCCTCTTTCACCGTAAGGGGGCGGGCCATGCTTAG
- a CDS encoding ABC transporter ATP-binding protein translates to MLSVQGLCKRFGGVTAANEVSLQVAPGEILAVIGPNGAGKSTLLNLLSGLLRPDEGRIEFLGQEITHAPPEVRTWKGLGRAFQIVQPFPEMSVWENLLVGALYGKPSTPRKVAERVVAEVIELTGLAPKAQTPAGELTLLEDKRLELARALCTQPRLLLLDEVMAGLRPSEALEAVALVRRIRDSGVTVLFIEHLMPVVRALADRVVVMDYGRVIAEGPYDAVAANPKVREAYLGRAQ, encoded by the coding sequence ATGCTTAGCGTTCAGGGCCTTTGCAAACGCTTTGGTGGGGTGACAGCGGCCAATGAGGTTAGCCTTCAGGTAGCACCCGGTGAAATTCTGGCGGTGATCGGCCCCAACGGCGCCGGTAAGAGCACCCTGCTGAACCTGCTTTCGGGCCTGCTCCGCCCCGACGAGGGTCGGATCGAGTTTTTAGGCCAGGAGATCACCCATGCTCCACCGGAAGTGCGCACCTGGAAGGGCCTGGGACGGGCCTTTCAGATTGTGCAGCCCTTCCCGGAGATGAGCGTGTGGGAAAACCTTCTGGTCGGGGCTCTGTACGGTAAACCCAGCACCCCGCGCAAAGTGGCTGAACGGGTGGTGGCGGAGGTCATCGAGCTCACCGGCCTGGCTCCTAAAGCCCAGACCCCCGCCGGGGAGCTCACGCTTCTGGAGGACAAGCGCCTCGAGCTCGCCCGGGCCCTTTGCACCCAGCCCAGGCTGTTGCTCCTGGACGAGGTGATGGCCGGGCTGCGCCCTTCGGAGGCCCTGGAGGCGGTGGCACTGGTGCGGCGAATCCGGGACAGCGGCGTAACGGTGCTGTTCATCGAGCACCTGATGCCGGTGGTGCGGGCCCTGGCCGACCGGGTGGTGGTAATGGACTATGGCCGGGTGATCGCCGAGGGGCCCTACGATGCGGTGGCCGCCAACCCCAAGGTGCGCGAGGCTTATCTGGGGAGGGCCCAATGA
- a CDS encoding alpha/beta fold hydrolase, whose amino-acid sequence MPEQVVNGTQLFYRLDGPEEAPCLVLLNGIFQRTEAWEPLMPYLKNFRVLRYDMRGQGQSAAPPGPYPPAQHAGDLAALLEALKIPRYHLLGLSNGGVVAQVYAAQQPAGLEKLILVCTTPRLDPLVRAKVASWRQALAWGGTRGRLQIALPWIWGRAYLEAHPEIADEASLAQMEQAAPTPEAQQNLLDGFLAMEDLRPHLKRVKAPTLVLSGEDDLLFPPCYGQEIAAAIPQATHRVLPQVGHVAPVEDTAGLAGAILRFLEVQA is encoded by the coding sequence ATGCCTGAGCAAGTCGTCAATGGAACTCAGCTTTTCTACCGGCTGGATGGCCCCGAAGAAGCGCCGTGCCTGGTGCTGCTCAACGGCATCTTTCAGCGCACCGAGGCCTGGGAGCCCCTCATGCCCTACCTGAAGAATTTCCGGGTGCTGCGCTACGACATGCGCGGCCAGGGGCAAAGCGCCGCACCCCCAGGGCCCTACCCCCCCGCACAGCACGCCGGCGACCTGGCCGCCCTCCTGGAGGCTCTAAAGATTCCGCGCTACCACCTGCTGGGCCTGTCCAACGGCGGGGTGGTGGCCCAGGTGTACGCCGCCCAACAACCCGCCGGCCTGGAAAAGCTCATCTTGGTGTGCACCACCCCCCGCCTCGACCCCCTGGTGCGGGCCAAAGTGGCAAGCTGGCGGCAGGCCCTGGCCTGGGGCGGCACCCGCGGGCGTTTGCAGATCGCCCTACCCTGGATCTGGGGCCGGGCCTATCTGGAAGCCCACCCGGAGATCGCCGACGAGGCTTCTCTAGCACAGATGGAGCAGGCCGCCCCAACCCCAGAGGCCCAGCAAAACTTACTGGACGGCTTTCTGGCTATGGAAGACCTGCGCCCCCACCTGAAGCGGGTTAAGGCCCCTACGCTGGTGCTCTCGGGTGAGGACGATCTGCTCTTCCCGCCCTGCTACGGCCAGGAGATCGCAGCCGCCATTCCCCAGGCCACCCACCGGGTGCTACCCCAGGTGGGCCACGTGGCCCCAGTTGAAGACACCGCCGGGCTGGCCGGGGCTATCCTGAGGTTTTTGGAGGTACAGGCATGA
- a CDS encoding ABC transporter substrate-binding protein, translating to MKKVWMVLLAVLGLAGLALAQTTVRVGVLLPISTVAGKAALNGVQLGVDQVNAGGKVKIELVVVDDGNAPATAVPALTKLMTVDRVDIVIGGLASGVTFALSGPVKQYQPLFLCIGAASSVVEQAFSDYNRFFHYHPWDYHNVAAALEFFKYLYDNGARRVAILCEDGPFGSAGIQTYRQQLERQGYTVQAEPFKSGSGSFTAILTRLKGFRPDILYWIGYDVDALPIAAQTRQVGLEPKLIYGAPPAWPTGFEKNNLSNDIAGMTAWLPSVANNESRRFVNLYRRKFGEVTDEYMAPMGYVIALSLGRALEAAGSTDKDRIAAELAKVQMDTPFGPLSFKPSDTGRTRFQGFNQSIWLQFQYLEGSRRPVFPPNRAARPLRFPGNY from the coding sequence ATGAAAAAAGTTTGGATGGTTCTTCTGGCAGTTTTGGGTCTGGCCGGGTTGGCCCTGGCCCAGACCACGGTGCGGGTGGGTGTGCTCCTGCCCATCTCGACCGTAGCGGGCAAGGCCGCTCTGAACGGAGTACAGCTCGGCGTGGATCAGGTCAACGCCGGCGGCAAGGTAAAGATTGAGCTGGTGGTGGTGGACGACGGCAACGCCCCGGCCACCGCGGTGCCGGCCCTCACCAAGCTGATGACCGTGGATCGGGTGGACATTGTGATCGGCGGGCTGGCCTCGGGGGTTACCTTTGCCCTCTCAGGGCCCGTCAAGCAGTACCAGCCGCTCTTCCTCTGCATCGGAGCGGCCAGCAGCGTGGTGGAGCAGGCTTTTAGCGATTACAACCGCTTCTTCCACTACCACCCCTGGGACTATCACAACGTGGCGGCGGCCCTCGAGTTCTTCAAGTACCTCTACGACAACGGGGCCCGGCGCGTGGCCATCCTCTGCGAAGATGGGCCTTTTGGCTCGGCGGGCATCCAGACCTACCGCCAGCAGCTCGAGCGCCAGGGTTACACCGTGCAGGCCGAGCCTTTCAAGTCGGGTTCGGGTAGCTTCACCGCCATTCTGACCCGCCTCAAGGGCTTCCGGCCCGATATTCTGTACTGGATCGGCTACGACGTGGACGCCCTGCCCATCGCGGCGCAAACCCGGCAGGTGGGGCTCGAGCCCAAACTCATCTACGGGGCCCCCCCAGCCTGGCCGACCGGCTTCGAGAAAAACAACCTTTCCAACGACATAGCTGGCATGACCGCCTGGCTGCCCTCGGTAGCCAACAACGAAAGCCGCCGCTTCGTGAACCTTTACCGGCGCAAGTTCGGCGAGGTCACCGACGAGTACATGGCCCCCATGGGCTATGTGATTGCCCTGAGCCTGGGCAGGGCGCTCGAGGCCGCCGGTTCTACCGATAAAGATCGGATTGCCGCCGAGCTGGCCAAGGTTCAGATGGATACCCCCTTCGGCCCCCTATCCTTCAAGCCCTCCGATACCGGGCGTACCCGCTTCCAGGGCTTCAACCAGAGCATCTGGCTACAGTTCCAGTACCTGGAGGGCTCGAGGCGCCCGGTCTTCCCGCCCAACCGCGCAGCCCGGCCCCTGCGCTTCCCAGGCAACTACTAA
- a CDS encoding branched-chain amino acid ABC transporter permease: MELLLQTLINGILAAGIYALVASGLALAVGVVGIVNFAHGEFTMIGAFIAYLLFVGTGLDPFLSLGLAALVLFGVGAITYLGLIRPVLAAPELNQMLLTFGLSVALQNIALLLFGADTRVVSTSYQGATLSLGGLSFGVPPLLAFGLSVVILGALYGFLDRTRLGLAVRAVAQNRLAPGLLGIETQRVYLLAFGLSAALAGVAGVMLSVMLYASPTVGFAYTLKAFAIIVMAGLGNLRGVVPAAIILALAEALVSTYLPGGGGWVEAVFFLVIFVALTWRSWRAA; the protein is encoded by the coding sequence ATGGAATTGCTGCTACAAACCCTCATCAACGGCATCCTGGCCGCCGGCATATACGCCCTGGTAGCCAGCGGACTGGCGCTCGCGGTGGGCGTGGTGGGCATCGTCAACTTTGCCCACGGCGAGTTCACCATGATTGGGGCTTTCATTGCCTATCTGCTCTTTGTGGGCACCGGCCTGGACCCCTTTCTTTCTCTGGGATTGGCGGCCTTGGTGCTCTTTGGGGTAGGAGCCATCACCTACCTGGGGCTGATCCGTCCCGTGCTGGCCGCCCCTGAGCTCAACCAGATGCTGCTTACCTTTGGTCTTTCGGTGGCCTTGCAAAACATCGCCTTGCTGCTCTTTGGCGCCGATACCCGTGTGGTCTCCACCAGCTACCAGGGGGCCACCCTCAGCCTGGGCGGTCTTTCGTTTGGCGTACCGCCGCTGCTGGCTTTTGGTCTTTCGGTTGTCATTCTGGGTGCGCTGTATGGCTTTCTGGATCGCACCCGATTGGGCCTGGCGGTACGGGCGGTGGCGCAAAATCGACTGGCACCGGGGCTTCTGGGCATCGAGACCCAGCGGGTGTACCTGCTGGCCTTTGGGCTTTCGGCGGCCCTGGCCGGGGTGGCCGGGGTGATGCTCTCGGTGATGCTCTACGCCTCCCCCACGGTGGGCTTTGCCTACACCCTCAAAGCCTTTGCCATCATCGTGATGGCGGGGCTGGGCAACCTGCGGGGGGTGGTGCCAGCCGCCATCATCCTGGCCCTGGCCGAGGCCCTGGTCAGCACCTATCTGCCGGGCGGAGGGGGCTGGGTAGAGGCTGTGTTCTTTCTGGTCATCTTCGTGGCCCTCACCTGGCGTAGCTGGAGGGCCGCATGA
- the dnaG gene encoding DNA primase, with the protein MDAQIAQAIELIRSRMPIRELVGRYVALKPSGKGVWKGLCPFHQEKTPSFQVSEDKGLCYCFGCKNGGDIFAFLQKIEGIGFREALERLAQETGVELPQFKGRSSGRKEALQILELTQAYFRANLSGSAERYLQERGLNPASIERFGLGYAPKSWDGLIRHLQGHGVDPQEAVEAGVLVEREGRYFDRFRHRVTFPVLDPMGRIVAFTARALEKDDNPKYLNSPETALFKKSQLLYGYPQARSTIRERGRAVVVEGLFDVIALHQMGFTEAVAVLGSSLSGEQAHLLRRADAAELYLAFDADEAGRKATLQSLNLEIARSFVVYAVLLEDGKDPGDLLLLPDGKERFEVALEAALPEVEYRFEAAAAGLDLKRPEHKQKVLEALKPRLISSEPFDPVVEKLKAKVISALELSPRALEDYLARARTPKRAASAAPDRTLGIGLARPDLTEKRLLRELDVIALLYSVPEEEFLQWALYVEDHTWPPEGSLLAEFMQAARSEQGKSRILRYFEQRGEGARLMDVLMKSPSFDQQNLEAHLNVALARVREVYYELRLDKLKAQLNSTADLDKTRTLTKEIQEVLQAIEAERRVYKR; encoded by the coding sequence ATGGATGCCCAAATTGCCCAAGCCATCGAACTGATTCGCTCTCGGATGCCCATTCGAGAGCTGGTGGGCCGGTATGTTGCGCTCAAACCAAGTGGGAAGGGCGTCTGGAAGGGCCTGTGCCCTTTTCACCAGGAAAAAACCCCCTCCTTTCAGGTCAGCGAAGACAAAGGGCTGTGCTACTGCTTTGGCTGTAAGAACGGGGGGGATATCTTCGCTTTCTTACAGAAGATCGAGGGGATTGGGTTTCGGGAGGCCCTGGAGCGCCTGGCCCAGGAGACTGGTGTAGAACTGCCGCAGTTTAAGGGGCGTTCCTCTGGGCGCAAAGAGGCTTTGCAGATTCTCGAGCTCACCCAGGCCTACTTCCGTGCCAACCTATCCGGTTCGGCCGAGCGATACCTGCAGGAGCGCGGCCTGAACCCTGCCTCCATCGAGCGCTTTGGCCTGGGTTACGCGCCCAAAAGCTGGGATGGTCTGATTCGACATCTTCAGGGGCACGGCGTTGACCCTCAGGAAGCCGTGGAAGCCGGGGTGTTGGTGGAGCGCGAAGGCCGCTACTTCGACCGCTTCCGCCACCGCGTGACCTTTCCAGTTCTGGATCCTATGGGCCGCATTGTGGCTTTCACCGCTCGAGCCCTGGAAAAAGACGACAACCCCAAGTACCTCAACTCCCCGGAGACCGCCCTGTTCAAAAAGAGCCAGCTCCTGTACGGCTATCCCCAGGCCCGGTCGACTATCCGCGAGCGGGGGCGGGCGGTGGTGGTGGAAGGGTTGTTTGATGTTATCGCCCTGCACCAGATGGGCTTTACTGAGGCGGTGGCGGTGCTGGGCTCGTCGCTTTCCGGTGAGCAGGCCCACCTTCTGCGGCGGGCCGATGCTGCCGAGCTTTACCTTGCCTTCGACGCCGACGAGGCCGGGCGCAAGGCCACCTTGCAGAGCCTGAACCTAGAGATTGCCCGTAGCTTTGTGGTCTATGCGGTGCTGCTGGAGGATGGCAAAGACCCGGGCGATCTGCTGCTGCTCCCTGATGGCAAAGAGCGCTTCGAGGTGGCGCTGGAGGCGGCCCTGCCCGAGGTGGAGTACCGCTTTGAGGCGGCGGCGGCGGGGTTAGACCTTAAGCGCCCCGAGCATAAGCAAAAAGTCCTCGAGGCCCTCAAGCCCCGCTTGATCTCGAGCGAGCCTTTCGACCCGGTGGTGGAAAAGCTCAAGGCCAAGGTTATCAGCGCCCTGGAACTGAGCCCGCGCGCCCTGGAAGACTACCTGGCCCGGGCCCGCACCCCAAAGCGTGCGGCCTCTGCAGCGCCCGACCGAACCCTGGGCATTGGGCTGGCCCGGCCCGACCTCACAGAGAAACGCCTTTTGCGCGAGCTGGACGTTATCGCCCTGCTATACTCGGTGCCCGAGGAAGAGTTTTTGCAGTGGGCGCTTTACGTGGAAGACCACACCTGGCCGCCCGAGGGCAGCCTCTTGGCCGAATTCATGCAGGCGGCCCGCTCAGAGCAGGGTAAAAGCCGTATCTTGAGGTATTTTGAGCAGCGTGGAGAAGGGGCCCGTTTGATGGATGTTCTCATGAAAAGCCCCAGCTTCGATCAACAGAACCTCGAGGCCCACCTGAATGTGGCCCTGGCCCGGGTGCGGGAGGTTTACTACGAGCTGCGCCTGGACAAACTCAAGGCCCAGCTCAATAGCACCGCCGACCTCGACAAGACTCGTACCCTGACCAAAGAGATCCAGGAGGTGCTGCAGGCCATCGAGGCGGAGCGGCGGGTGTATAAGCGCTAG